A window from Chitinophaga filiformis encodes these proteins:
- a CDS encoding NADP-dependent malic enzyme: MARKQNKQDALDYHALGRPGKIEVIPTKNTKTQWDLSLAYSPGVAEPCKEIHKDVENVYKYTAKGNLVAVISNGTAVLGLGDIGPEAGKPVMEGKAVLFKIFADIDVFDIELNTKNVDEFVQVVKAMEPTFGGINLEDIKSPECFEIEERLKKELKIPIMHDDQHGTAIISSAALLNALELVKKKIDKVNIVVNGAGAAAMACVKLYVALGAKRENIIMFDKDGVINVSRPNLSDMHRQFATKSKVTELAEALKDADVFVGLSVGNVVTPNMIKSMAKNPVVFAMANPDPEIAYDLAIASRPDVIMATGRSDHPNQVNNVLGFPYIFRGALDVRATQINEEMKLAAVHALAELAKESVPDIVNLAYNERNLFFGPRYIIPKPLDPRLLSHVAPAVARAAMDSGVAQQPITDWEAYIEVLNKRLGLDNQLFRVIGTKARQDPRKVVFAEADNLKVLKASQVVREEGIAYPILLGNELRIRNLAAENGIELDDTVIIDPKSDEMHDKRHKFGELFFKKRQRKGFNQYEAKKVMRERNYFGCMMVETGEADALISGLTRNYPDTIRPALQVIGTEDNAKRVAGMYIINTKRGPLFLGDTTVNFNPTAEELAEITILVANEVRQFNITPRIAMVSYSNFGSSPTPEAQLVSRAREIVKQKDPTLIVDGEIQAAMAFNQEILKDSYPFSELLGQEVNTLIFPNLAAGNIAYNLLQEVAGFDAIGPVLLGMKKPVHILQLGSTVRSIVNMVNIAVVDAQHKCCDGKSKK; the protein is encoded by the coding sequence ATGGCAAGAAAACAGAACAAGCAGGATGCATTGGATTATCATGCATTGGGGCGGCCTGGAAAAATCGAAGTAATACCTACAAAGAACACCAAGACACAATGGGATCTTTCGCTGGCCTACTCTCCCGGAGTAGCTGAACCTTGTAAGGAAATTCACAAAGACGTAGAGAATGTGTACAAATATACCGCCAAAGGTAACCTGGTAGCGGTGATCAGTAATGGTACAGCAGTTCTTGGCCTGGGAGATATCGGCCCTGAAGCCGGTAAACCTGTAATGGAAGGGAAAGCTGTATTGTTCAAGATATTCGCAGATATCGATGTGTTTGATATTGAGCTGAATACAAAGAATGTAGACGAGTTTGTACAGGTTGTGAAAGCGATGGAACCAACTTTTGGGGGCATTAACCTGGAAGACATCAAAAGTCCGGAATGTTTCGAGATCGAAGAACGTCTGAAGAAAGAACTGAAGATCCCTATCATGCACGATGACCAGCATGGTACGGCCATCATCTCCAGTGCGGCTTTGCTGAATGCCCTGGAACTGGTAAAAAAGAAGATCGATAAAGTTAATATCGTTGTAAATGGCGCCGGCGCAGCCGCTATGGCTTGCGTAAAGCTGTATGTAGCCCTGGGAGCCAAACGCGAGAATATCATCATGTTTGACAAGGATGGCGTGATCAATGTTTCCCGCCCTAACCTGTCGGATATGCACAGGCAGTTTGCCACCAAATCCAAAGTGACCGAGCTGGCAGAAGCATTGAAAGATGCAGATGTATTTGTGGGATTATCTGTCGGGAATGTAGTAACACCCAACATGATCAAGAGTATGGCAAAGAACCCGGTTGTATTCGCTATGGCGAATCCTGATCCGGAGATTGCCTATGATCTGGCCATTGCTTCCCGTCCGGATGTGATAATGGCTACCGGCCGTTCCGATCATCCTAACCAGGTGAACAATGTATTGGGTTTCCCTTACATTTTCCGCGGAGCACTCGACGTACGCGCTACCCAGATTAACGAGGAAATGAAGCTGGCAGCGGTACATGCCCTGGCGGAACTGGCTAAGGAATCTGTGCCGGATATTGTGAACCTGGCTTACAATGAGAGAAATCTCTTCTTCGGACCAAGATATATCATTCCAAAACCGCTTGATCCCCGTTTGCTCAGCCATGTAGCACCCGCGGTGGCCCGTGCTGCTATGGATAGCGGGGTGGCTCAGCAGCCTATTACCGACTGGGAGGCATATATTGAAGTACTGAACAAACGCCTCGGACTGGACAACCAGCTGTTCCGCGTTATTGGTACAAAAGCCCGTCAGGACCCACGCAAGGTAGTATTTGCAGAAGCAGATAACCTGAAGGTGCTGAAAGCATCCCAGGTGGTGAGAGAGGAAGGGATTGCCTACCCGATCCTGTTGGGCAATGAACTGCGTATCCGCAACCTGGCGGCTGAAAATGGCATTGAACTGGACGATACCGTGATCATCGATCCGAAGAGTGATGAAATGCACGATAAACGTCATAAGTTCGGAGAACTCTTCTTCAAAAAGCGCCAGCGCAAAGGTTTCAACCAATACGAAGCGAAGAAGGTAATGCGTGAGCGTAACTACTTTGGTTGTATGATGGTGGAAACGGGAGAGGCAGATGCGCTGATCTCCGGTCTGACGCGTAATTATCCTGATACGATCCGCCCTGCCCTGCAGGTGATAGGAACTGAAGATAATGCCAAGCGCGTTGCGGGTATGTATATCATCAATACCAAGAGGGGACCGTTGTTCCTGGGAGATACCACCGTGAACTTCAATCCCACAGCGGAAGAACTGGCAGAGATCACCATCCTGGTGGCCAATGAAGTAAGGCAGTTCAACATCACGCCACGTATTGCGATGGTATCTTACTCCAACTTCGGGTCCAGTCCAACCCCTGAAGCACAACTGGTGAGCAGGGCGCGTGAAATAGTAAAGCAGAAAGATCCTACCCTGATCGTAGATGGTGAGATCCAGGCTGCCATGGCCTTCAACCAGGAGATCCTGAAGGACAGCTATCCATTCAGTGAGCTGCTGGGACAGGAAGTGAACACCCTGATCTTCCCAAACCTTGCTGCAGGTAATATTGCATACAACCTCCTCCAGGAAGTAGCGGGTTTCGATGCTATCGGGCCGGTACTGCTGGGGATGAAGAAACCCGTGCACATCCTCCAGCTGGGCAGCACTGTACGTTCCATTGTGAACATGGTGAATATTGCCGTGGTGGATGCACAGCATAAATGTTGCGACGGGAAAAGTAAAAAATAA
- a CDS encoding DUF4293 domain-containing protein codes for MIQRIQSLYLLLAAAAGIGTWFMNIWKATLSDGTISYFKAQSSFIVFVVYMLIVALALFCIFLFKNRKLQFRLTILNIFLAIASIALQYFEVLSTANKLQEGGKHISDSSYLPGAFLPILILIFLFMAARGIYKDEKLIKSLDRLR; via the coding sequence ATGATACAACGCATTCAAAGTCTTTATCTTCTATTGGCAGCAGCGGCCGGCATAGGCACCTGGTTCATGAATATCTGGAAAGCCACGCTAAGCGACGGAACCATAAGTTATTTCAAGGCTCAGTCCAGTTTCATTGTATTTGTAGTTTACATGCTGATCGTAGCACTGGCCCTCTTCTGCATCTTCCTGTTCAAGAACCGTAAGCTACAGTTCCGGCTCACCATACTAAACATTTTCCTGGCAATTGCATCTATTGCGCTGCAATATTTTGAAGTGTTGAGCACAGCCAATAAACTACAGGAAGGAGGTAAACATATTTCTGATTCTTCTTATTTACCCGGTGCCTTCCTGCCAATATTGATCCTGATCTTCCTCTTTATGGCTGCAAGAGGCATCTATAAAGATGAGAAACTGATCAAATCACTCGACAGACTGAGGTAA
- a CDS encoding sigma-70 family RNA polymerase sigma factor: MQIMYKLSDEQLITLFKKGHASALEELVHRHKDKLYTSIVLLVKDAFLAEDIFQDTFIKIIDTIRAERYTEKGKFLPWAMRIAHNLCVDHFRKIKRTPIIKTSDDKDIFNVLNFSESSAEEKMITAQSHDRVRRMLDMLPEEQREVIILRHYADLSFKEIADLTQVSINTALGRMRYGLINLRKMMTEKQICL, from the coding sequence ATGCAAATAATGTACAAACTAAGTGATGAGCAGCTGATTACTCTTTTCAAAAAGGGTCATGCTTCCGCATTGGAAGAATTAGTGCACAGGCACAAGGATAAGCTCTATACCTCTATCGTATTACTCGTGAAAGATGCATTCCTGGCTGAAGATATTTTCCAGGATACCTTTATAAAGATCATAGATACCATTAGAGCTGAACGCTATACTGAAAAGGGAAAGTTCCTGCCCTGGGCCATGCGTATTGCGCATAACCTGTGTGTGGATCACTTCCGTAAGATCAAGCGTACGCCTATCATCAAAACCAGTGACGACAAAGATATTTTCAACGTACTGAATTTCAGTGAAAGCAGTGCGGAAGAGAAGATGATCACAGCACAAAGCCACGACCGCGTAAGAAGGATGCTGGACATGCTGCCGGAAGAACAACGGGAAGTGATCATTCTCCGCCACTATGCTGATCTGAGCTTTAAAGAAATAGCAGACCTCACACAGGTGAGTATCAATACCGCATTAGGCCGTATGAGATACGGTCTGATCAATCTCCGGAAGATGATGACGGAGAAGCAGATTTGTTTGTAA
- a CDS encoding thiolase family protein gives MQAAYIVDAVRTPIGRYGGVLSSVRPDDMLALLIKSILERNPSLDPAGIEDVIAGATNQAGEDNRDVARMAALLAGLPVTVPGNTVNRLCASGMQAIMDAARAIMCGDGDVYLAGGVESMTRAPLVMPKADGAFSRKTEIYDSTIGWRFTNSKLAEMYYPYAMGETAENVARQWNISREEQDRFALQSQLRYKQAYAAGKWAAEIIPVPITPNKQGQVIISDDEPPRETSLEKLAGLRPAFAKDGSVTAGNSAGINDGASVVLVVSEQALKQYNLKPLMQIKAMAVAGVDPSIMGIGPVPATQKALRRAGLTVGQLDLIELNEAFAVQALACIRDLGLDTEKVNVNGGSIAIGHPLGCTGARLTATLLNEMKRRPQAKYGLTTMCVGVGQGSAMIYENLI, from the coding sequence ATGCAAGCTGCCTATATAGTAGACGCGGTGCGCACCCCGATAGGCCGTTATGGCGGGGTTCTCAGTTCCGTAAGGCCTGACGATATGCTGGCCCTTCTCATAAAATCAATCCTTGAACGTAATCCGAGCCTCGATCCTGCCGGCATTGAGGATGTTATAGCAGGCGCTACCAATCAGGCGGGCGAAGATAACCGTGACGTAGCCAGGATGGCCGCCCTACTGGCGGGTTTACCGGTGACTGTGCCGGGTAATACCGTGAACCGGCTTTGTGCCTCTGGTATGCAGGCCATTATGGATGCTGCCAGGGCTATTATGTGCGGGGATGGCGATGTATACCTGGCAGGCGGTGTAGAAAGTATGACGCGTGCACCATTGGTGATGCCAAAGGCAGATGGTGCTTTCAGCCGGAAAACAGAGATCTACGATTCTACCATTGGCTGGCGGTTCACCAATAGCAAACTGGCGGAAATGTATTATCCCTATGCCATGGGTGAAACTGCCGAAAATGTGGCCCGCCAATGGAATATCAGCAGGGAGGAACAGGACCGGTTCGCGCTGCAAAGCCAGTTGCGGTACAAACAGGCATACGCCGCAGGGAAATGGGCCGCAGAGATCATACCAGTGCCCATCACTCCTAATAAACAGGGCCAGGTGATCATCTCTGATGATGAACCGCCAAGGGAAACCTCGTTGGAGAAACTGGCCGGACTGCGACCAGCTTTCGCGAAAGATGGCAGTGTGACCGCAGGTAATTCGGCAGGGATCAACGACGGCGCTTCCGTAGTGCTGGTGGTATCTGAACAGGCCCTGAAGCAGTACAACCTTAAACCGCTGATGCAGATCAAAGCCATGGCGGTAGCCGGGGTAGACCCTTCCATTATGGGCATTGGTCCGGTACCAGCCACACAGAAAGCCCTCCGCCGTGCAGGTCTGACCGTAGGCCAGCTGGATCTGATCGAGTTGAATGAGGCCTTTGCAGTACAGGCACTGGCATGTATCCGGGATCTGGGACTGGATACGGAGAAAGTGAATGTAAACGGAGGCTCTATTGCAATCGGGCATCCGCTGGGATGTACCGGTGCACGGCTTACAGCTACCTTGCTGAACGAAATGAAACGAAGGCCGCAGGCAAAGTATGGGTTGACAACGATGTGTGTGGGAGTAGGCCAGGGATCGGCAATGATCTACGAGAATCTGATCTGA
- the uvrA gene encoding excinuclease ABC subunit UvrA, which translates to MATKVKKTETITDDQSVSTQDQIFIKGARVHNLKNVSVGIPRSKLVVVTGVSGSGKSSLTMDTLYAEGQRRYAESLSSYARQFLMRMNKPDVDYIKGICPAIAIEQKVITRTPRSTVGSMTEIYDYLRLLFARIGKTYSPISGQLVKKHEVSDVVDFIKKLPSGSKIQLLVTFRRHAKRDVKEELQILMQKGFSRLYVKEKGAGSLLRIEELLDEKKPSLPKDAYLLVDRLVAKAFEEDDLHRIADSVQTAFYESEGDCLVEVDGGELKHFSNRFELDGMQFEEPVPNLFSFNNPYGACPVCEGFGQVLGIDADLVIPDKRLSVYENAIAPWRGEKMGEYKEALIKAARKFNFPIHKPIVDLTEEQYQLLWTGNEHFYGLNEFFKMVEQNLYKVQYRVLQSRYRGRTTCHECGGGRLRKEALYIKIGGANIANLVDMPVSNLNEWFKKLELSEYDQQVAKRILVEIDHRLKTLLDVGLGYLTLNRVANTLSGGESQRIQLTRSLGSNLTNSMYILDEPSIGLHARDTHRLINVLKELRDLGNTVVVVEHDEMMMEEADYIIDMGPLASHLGGEVIFAGNYQQILKDTKSLTGKYLSGQLRIEPPARTRKWKKAISLEGCRQHNLKNIDVDFPLQVLTVVSGVSGSGKTTLVKQILYPALMKLKGEFAERVGQHRALKGAVDDITQIEMVDQNPIGKSSRSNPVTYIKAYDEIRDLFAKQPLSKMRGFQPKHFSFNVDGGRCDACKGEGEVIVEMQFLADVHLQCESCGGRRFKDEVLEVTYKNKNIYDVLEMSVEESLDFFKEEKDVCNKIRPLSDVGLGYVKLGQSSDTLSGGEAQRVKLASFLGKGKAQGHILFIFDEPTTGLHFHDIKKLLASFNALIEQGHTVLVIEHNIDVIRSADWVIDLGPEGGAGGGQLLYAGLPEGLKNVKESYTGKYL; encoded by the coding sequence ATGGCTACTAAAGTGAAGAAAACGGAAACAATAACTGATGATCAGTCAGTTAGTACACAAGATCAGATTTTCATTAAAGGCGCTCGTGTTCATAACCTCAAAAATGTGAGCGTAGGCATCCCCCGGAGCAAGCTGGTAGTCGTGACGGGAGTATCCGGTTCGGGCAAGTCTTCACTGACCATGGACACATTGTATGCTGAAGGACAACGCCGTTATGCGGAAAGTCTCAGCTCCTACGCCCGCCAGTTCCTCATGAGAATGAACAAACCTGATGTCGACTATATCAAGGGCATCTGCCCGGCCATTGCCATCGAACAGAAGGTGATCACCCGTACGCCCCGGTCTACCGTAGGGTCCATGACGGAAATCTACGATTATCTCCGCCTGCTCTTTGCCCGTATTGGCAAAACATATTCCCCAATTTCCGGTCAGCTCGTGAAAAAACATGAAGTGAGCGACGTGGTGGATTTTATCAAAAAGCTGCCTTCCGGCTCCAAGATACAACTGCTGGTTACCTTTCGCCGTCACGCTAAACGTGATGTGAAGGAGGAATTGCAAATTCTCATGCAGAAAGGCTTCTCCCGCCTGTATGTGAAAGAGAAAGGTGCCGGTTCCCTGCTGCGCATCGAGGAACTGTTGGACGAAAAGAAACCTTCCTTACCAAAGGATGCATACCTGCTGGTAGACCGTCTGGTGGCGAAAGCGTTTGAAGAAGACGACCTGCACCGTATTGCAGATAGCGTGCAGACAGCGTTTTACGAGAGTGAAGGCGACTGCCTGGTAGAAGTGGATGGCGGAGAGCTGAAACACTTCTCCAACCGTTTTGAACTGGATGGTATGCAGTTCGAAGAGCCGGTTCCCAACCTGTTCTCCTTCAATAACCCTTACGGGGCCTGCCCGGTTTGTGAGGGCTTCGGACAGGTGCTGGGCATTGACGCCGACCTGGTGATCCCTGACAAACGCCTGAGTGTATATGAAAACGCCATCGCGCCCTGGAGAGGAGAGAAGATGGGCGAGTACAAGGAGGCGCTGATCAAAGCCGCCAGGAAGTTCAATTTCCCGATCCATAAGCCGATAGTTGACCTTACAGAGGAGCAATACCAGCTGCTGTGGACAGGCAATGAGCACTTCTACGGGCTGAATGAGTTCTTCAAGATGGTGGAGCAGAACCTCTATAAAGTGCAGTACCGTGTACTGCAATCCCGCTACCGTGGCCGTACTACCTGCCATGAGTGCGGAGGAGGCCGTCTGAGGAAAGAAGCCTTGTATATCAAGATAGGTGGCGCAAACATCGCCAACCTGGTGGATATGCCGGTAAGTAATCTCAATGAATGGTTCAAAAAACTGGAGCTGAGTGAATACGATCAGCAGGTGGCGAAAAGGATACTGGTGGAAATTGACCACCGTCTGAAAACCCTGCTGGACGTAGGGCTTGGTTATCTTACCCTCAACCGTGTAGCCAATACACTGAGTGGCGGAGAAAGCCAGCGTATACAGCTGACCCGCTCGCTGGGCAGTAACCTGACCAATTCGATGTATATCCTCGATGAACCGAGCATCGGTTTGCATGCACGCGACACACATCGCCTGATCAACGTACTGAAGGAATTGCGTGACCTGGGCAACACCGTTGTGGTAGTGGAACATGATGAAATGATGATGGAAGAGGCGGATTACATCATCGATATGGGACCGCTGGCCAGTCACCTGGGTGGTGAAGTGATCTTTGCCGGCAATTATCAGCAGATACTAAAAGACACGAAAAGCCTGACAGGAAAGTACCTGAGCGGACAGCTCCGCATAGAGCCGCCTGCCCGCACCCGCAAATGGAAGAAGGCGATTAGCCTCGAAGGCTGCCGTCAGCATAACCTGAAGAATATTGATGTAGACTTCCCCTTACAGGTACTGACTGTGGTGAGCGGTGTGAGTGGTTCCGGTAAGACCACGCTGGTGAAACAGATACTCTACCCTGCTCTCATGAAACTGAAGGGAGAGTTTGCAGAGCGTGTGGGACAACACCGCGCCCTTAAGGGAGCAGTGGATGATATTACCCAGATCGAGATGGTAGACCAGAACCCGATCGGTAAGTCATCCCGTTCCAACCCGGTAACCTACATCAAGGCATACGACGAGATCCGTGACCTGTTTGCAAAGCAGCCCCTGAGTAAGATGCGCGGTTTCCAGCCAAAACATTTTTCCTTCAACGTAGACGGAGGTCGTTGTGATGCCTGTAAAGGAGAAGGGGAAGTGATCGTTGAAATGCAGTTCCTGGCAGATGTGCACCTGCAGTGTGAAAGCTGCGGTGGCAGACGTTTCAAGGATGAAGTACTGGAAGTTACCTATAAGAACAAGAATATCTACGATGTACTGGAAATGAGTGTGGAGGAATCCCTGGATTTCTTCAAGGAAGAAAAGGACGTCTGCAATAAGATCCGTCCGCTGAGCGATGTGGGCCTGGGTTATGTGAAACTGGGACAGAGCAGCGATACCCTGAGCGGTGGCGAGGCACAGCGTGTGAAGCTGGCTTCGTTCCTGGGTAAGGGAAAGGCACAGGGACATATCCTCTTCATCTTCGATGAACCAACTACCGGTCTGCATTTCCATGATATCAAAAAGTTACTGGCCTCTTTCAATGCCCTTATTGAACAGGGACATACCGTACTGGTCATTGAGCACAATATTGACGTGATCCGTAGCGCTGACTGGGTGATAGACCTGGGGCCGGAAGGCGGCGCCGGTGGCGGACAGCTGCTGTATGCCGGATTGCCCGAAGGACTGAAGAACGTGAAGGAAAGTTATACCGGTAAATACCTTTAA